One part of the Populus alba chromosome 18, ASM523922v2, whole genome shotgun sequence genome encodes these proteins:
- the LOC118051077 gene encoding uncharacterized protein: MGVDYYNILKVNRNATDGDLKKSYRRLAMKWHPDKNPTNKKEAEAKFKEISEAYEVLSDPQKRAIYDQYGEEGLKEAPPSGSGGFPFGNGSGSNGFNPRNAEDIFAEFFGSSPFGFGSTAAGRSSRFQSDGGSFGAFGCTDNLFRTYSEGTTLRKPPPVESKLPCSLEELYSGSTRKMKISRTVVDARGRQIQETEILTIDVKPGWKKGTKITFPDKGNEQQNQLPADLVFIIDEKPHTTYKRDGNDLIINHKVTLAEALGGTTVNLTTLDCRNLSIPVHDIVSPGYELVVAMEGMPIAKEPGNRGNMRITFEVKFPTRLTPEQRAGLKRALGG; this comes from the exons ATGGGGGTTGATTACTATAACATATTGAAGGTGAACAGGAATGCAACAGATGGTGATCTAAAGAAGTCGTATAGAAGATTGGCTATGAAATGGCATCCTGATAAGAACCCCACTAACAAGAAAGAAGCTGAAGCCAAATTCAAGGAGATCTCTGAGGCATATGAG GTCTTGAGTGATCCACAAAAAAGAGCAATTTATGATCAGTACGGTGAAGAAGGATTGAAAGAAGCGCCACCGTCTGGCAGTGGCGGCTTCCCTTTTGGCAACGGTAGTGGGTCAAATGGTTTCAATCCTAGGAATGCAGAGGATATCTTCGCAGAATTCTTTGGGAGCAGTCCTTTTGGATTTGGATCAACAGCAGCTGGTAGATCCtcgaggttccaatcagatggaGGGTCGTTTGGTGCATTTGGCTGTACTGATAATCTTTTCCGAACGTATAGCGAGGGAACTACACTAAGGAAACCACCACCTGTAGAGAGCAAATTGCCTTGTAGCCTCGAGGAACTATACTCTGGATCAACAAGGAAAATGAAGATATCGAGAACTGTAGTTGATGCCCGTgg GCGACAAATACAAGAAACAGAAATATTAACCATTGATGTGAAGCCAGGGTGGAAGAAGGGAACAAAGATTACATTCCCGGATAAAGGAAATGAGCAGCAGAATCAGCTTCCAGCAGACCTTGTGTTTATTATTGATGAGAAGCCCCATACCACATACAAGAGAGATGGAAATGACCTTATCATCAACCACAAGGTGACACTGGCCGAGGCCCTAGGAGGAACAACAGTAAATCTCACCACACTTGACTGCCGTAATCTATCAATTCCTGTACATGATATAGTGAGCCCTGGTTACGAGCTTGTTGTGGCCATGGAGGGTATGCCAATAGCGAAGGAGCCAGGTAATAGGGGCAATATGAGGATCACATTTGAAGTGAAGTTCCCAACAAGATTGACACCAGAGCAGCGAGCAGGGCTCAAGCGCGCATTAGGGGGTTAA